Proteins found in one Alteromonas macleodii genomic segment:
- a CDS encoding glyceraldehyde-3-phosphate dehydrogenase — MNQQFEQELQSSWQERQEYAEMMLPLIGKLYRNKAVEISVYGRSLLNASAIDVIKAHRKVRLHEGIKLRLRESYPILEALSNMKLAPAQIDIGKLAFDFHYGSAVDNNDLTAYLNEKLNDVADKEDDQKPQDVVLYGFGRIGRLLARLLIERQGKNNKLRLRAIVVRGGRDGDLEKRASLLRRDSVHGPFNGSITVDHERNALKANGSYIQVIYANSPDEVDYTQYGIDNAIIVDNTGIWRDRDGLGLHLKAKGAAKAILTAPGKGDIKNIVHGVNDEEVTPEDTIVSAASCTTNAITPVLKALDEEYGIENGHVETVHSYTNDQNLIDNYHKGDRRGRSAPLNMVITETGAAKAVAKAYPKLAGKLTGNAIRVPTPNVSLAILNLNLKTPVDRIAVNEFLRDTALFSKLQHQIDYTASKEIVSTDLVGSRAASVVDSQATIAADSRLTLYVWYDNEFGYSCQVLRVVRDMAGLSFPTLPL, encoded by the coding sequence ATGAATCAACAGTTTGAGCAGGAATTACAAAGCAGCTGGCAAGAGCGTCAGGAATACGCAGAAATGATGTTGCCCCTTATTGGTAAGTTATACCGTAATAAGGCAGTTGAAATTTCAGTTTATGGACGCTCGCTACTGAACGCCAGTGCTATTGATGTTATTAAAGCGCACCGCAAAGTGCGTCTGCACGAAGGTATTAAACTACGCCTACGCGAAAGCTACCCAATTTTAGAAGCCCTGAGTAACATGAAGCTTGCTCCGGCACAAATTGATATTGGTAAATTAGCTTTTGATTTTCACTACGGTTCTGCGGTCGACAACAACGACCTTACGGCCTACCTTAACGAAAAACTAAACGACGTTGCCGACAAAGAGGACGATCAGAAACCTCAGGACGTTGTACTATATGGTTTTGGCCGTATAGGTCGTTTACTTGCTCGCTTGCTAATTGAGCGTCAGGGTAAAAACAACAAGCTTCGCTTACGTGCTATTGTGGTTCGTGGCGGGCGCGATGGCGACTTAGAAAAACGCGCAAGCTTACTGCGCCGCGATTCAGTGCATGGGCCATTCAACGGCAGCATCACAGTTGATCACGAACGTAACGCGCTAAAAGCAAACGGTTCATACATTCAAGTCATTTATGCCAACAGCCCAGATGAAGTGGATTACACTCAATATGGTATCGATAACGCTATCATCGTTGATAACACAGGTATTTGGCGTGACCGCGATGGCCTTGGCCTACACCTTAAAGCTAAGGGTGCAGCGAAAGCTATTCTTACTGCCCCGGGTAAAGGTGATATTAAGAACATTGTACACGGTGTAAACGACGAAGAAGTCACACCAGAAGACACAATTGTATCTGCTGCAAGCTGTACGACTAACGCAATAACGCCGGTACTTAAAGCGCTTGACGAAGAGTACGGTATTGAAAACGGTCACGTTGAAACGGTTCACTCTTACACTAACGATCAAAACCTTATCGATAACTACCACAAGGGCGACCGTCGCGGGCGTAGCGCGCCACTTAATATGGTTATTACCGAAACAGGCGCAGCAAAAGCCGTCGCAAAAGCCTACCCGAAGTTGGCAGGTAAGCTTACCGGTAATGCTATTCGTGTACCTACACCAAACGTATCGCTAGCGATTTTGAACCTAAATCTTAAGACGCCGGTGGATCGCATTGCCGTCAATGAGTTCTTGCGCGATACCGCACTGTTTTCAAAGCTTCAGCATCAAATTGACTACACGGCAAGTAAAGAGATCGTGTCTACAGACTTGGTAGGCTCACGTGCTGCATCTGTGGTTGACTCTCAGGCGACCATCGCAGCAGACAGCCGTTTGACACTTTACGTATGGTATGACAATGAGTTTGGCTATAGCTGCCAGGTATTGCGCGTGGTTCGCGATATGGCGGGGCTAAGCTTCCCTACATTGCCACTTTAA
- a CDS encoding DUF2989 domain-containing protein has translation MLISFKTSMKTRTTTNLFSKFPTKGYVTTMWLAAAATLTGCGDLFEPTISEICESHSEICTDLSLDARCRAERAEIIRLRYYNQDSKDEAYKYPLLLNFEEYLVCVEEAQHIEHVKRKGKEATRLKGVITAQREIKRLSRETKDSLDPYLSYYHWTRYNDKDAFHRFERYAASNLVSDPKLLVELASVQIKTDQERTISTLYRALSLYTDSDDIDVSIFYSLASMGMDEDNFRLAYVWYGVAEHYDDRLDETQRIQLGQRYALPVEILDNIIDEIVSSLNSATFDATSLKLNKL, from the coding sequence TTGTTGATAAGTTTCAAAACCTCTATGAAAACTCGTACAACAACGAATTTATTTAGTAAGTTTCCAACAAAAGGTTATGTAACGACTATGTGGCTGGCAGCAGCGGCAACACTCACCGGTTGTGGCGATCTTTTTGAACCTACTATCAGTGAAATTTGTGAATCTCATAGTGAGATTTGCACAGATTTGAGTTTAGATGCGCGCTGTCGCGCTGAGCGTGCCGAGATCATTCGCCTTCGTTATTACAATCAAGATTCAAAAGACGAGGCTTATAAGTACCCTCTCCTTTTAAACTTTGAGGAATACCTAGTATGCGTCGAAGAAGCACAACATATCGAACACGTTAAACGAAAAGGTAAAGAGGCTACGAGACTTAAGGGCGTTATTACTGCACAGCGTGAAATTAAACGCCTAAGCCGGGAAACGAAAGACTCCCTTGACCCTTATCTTTCTTACTACCATTGGACTCGCTATAACGACAAAGATGCTTTTCATCGCTTCGAGCGCTATGCAGCGAGCAACCTTGTCAGCGACCCTAAATTGTTAGTCGAACTCGCTTCTGTACAAATAAAAACTGACCAAGAACGCACCATCAGCACACTATATCGCGCGCTGAGTTTATACACGGATAGTGACGATATTGATGTCAGTATCTTTTACTCACTGGCTTCAATGGGAATGGATGAAGATAACTTTCGCCTTGCCTATGTTTGGTATGGCGTTGCTGAACATTATGATGACCGACTTGACGAGACACAGCGCATTCAGCTTGGCCAGAGATACGCGCTGCCTGTTGAGATATTAGATAATATCATCGATGAAATAGTCAGTAGCTTAAACAGCGCTACGTTTGATGCAACCTCGTTAAAACTCAACAAACTTTAG
- the msrB gene encoding peptide-methionine (R)-S-oxide reductase MsrB: MSTGKNPNASQTEKDWKTELSEEEYYVCREAGTERPFTGVLLDEQRDGLYVCKCCEAPLFPSDTKFDAGCGWPSFYKQLDDGNVDYREDLTHGMRRVEIFCKQCGSHLGHVFPDGPAPTGQRYCVNSLSMTFKGEDDIKIKG, encoded by the coding sequence ATGTCGACAGGTAAGAACCCAAACGCATCACAGACTGAAAAGGACTGGAAAACTGAGCTTAGCGAAGAAGAGTATTATGTATGTCGCGAAGCCGGCACAGAGCGACCTTTTACCGGTGTGCTGCTAGATGAACAACGAGATGGCCTATACGTCTGTAAGTGCTGTGAAGCACCACTTTTTCCTTCAGATACTAAGTTTGATGCCGGCTGTGGCTGGCCTTCGTTTTATAAACAGCTTGATGACGGCAACGTAGATTATAGAGAAGATTTAACGCACGGTATGCGCCGGGTCGAGATTTTTTGTAAACAGTGTGGTTCACATTTAGGCCACGTATTTCCAGATGGACCAGCGCCAACCGGCCAACGTTATTGCGTTAACTCGCTATCTATGACGTTTAAAGGTGAAGACGATATAAAAATCAAAGGCTAA
- the gndA gene encoding NADP-dependent phosphogluconate dehydrogenase: MQKKGGNSHEDKACDIGFIGLGVMGSNLTMNLVDHGYRVACFDLDQNKVESILAKDASERAENTEPRVEGCSSYTELLSKLKAPHLIIISVPAGAPVDHVCNHLIDAGIHADDIVVDTGNSLWTDSVAREEQYKGKFIFFSTAVSGGEVGARFGPSLMPSGNPYAWTRIEPVLKAIAAKVDPETGKPLESHTPGQPVLEGEPCATYIGPVGAGHYVKMVHNGIEYADMQLICETYHVMREALKMTPADIAEVFRNWNEGKLNSYLMEISAEVLEQMDPETQQPLVDVILDRAGQKGTGLWTAVSALQVGSPAQTITSAVFARSISSLKEERVAASEVLAGPDTPTFSDDQKASIINKLEQALYCSKICAYAQGFQLMAMAGKEHGWTLEFGEIAKIWRAGCIIRAVFLQSISQAYETNEDLANLLLDPFFAEQITQYQADWRESIAQATLAGVPCPAMMSALSYYDSYRSAVLPANLLQGQRDYFGAHTYQRVDKPAGKKYHIEWSDPARPQTAIKR; encoded by the coding sequence ATGCAAAAGAAAGGTGGTAATTCGCACGAAGACAAAGCGTGTGATATTGGTTTTATCGGTTTAGGGGTGATGGGTAGTAACCTAACCATGAACCTAGTAGACCATGGCTATCGTGTCGCGTGTTTCGATTTAGATCAAAACAAAGTTGAGTCAATTCTGGCTAAAGACGCAAGCGAAAGAGCCGAAAATACTGAGCCTCGCGTTGAAGGCTGCAGCTCTTACACCGAGCTTTTAAGCAAGTTAAAAGCCCCGCATCTAATCATTATCTCTGTGCCAGCTGGCGCCCCTGTTGACCACGTATGTAATCACCTTATTGACGCGGGAATTCACGCTGACGATATCGTGGTTGATACTGGCAATAGCTTGTGGACCGACTCAGTAGCCCGCGAAGAGCAGTATAAAGGTAAATTTATCTTCTTCTCTACCGCTGTGTCTGGCGGTGAAGTGGGCGCGCGTTTCGGACCGTCCTTAATGCCATCAGGTAACCCTTATGCGTGGACGCGTATTGAGCCAGTGCTTAAAGCCATTGCGGCAAAAGTTGACCCTGAAACAGGTAAACCATTAGAAAGCCATACGCCAGGCCAGCCTGTGTTAGAAGGCGAGCCATGCGCCACTTATATCGGTCCCGTTGGGGCAGGGCACTACGTAAAAATGGTGCATAACGGTATTGAATACGCCGACATGCAACTTATTTGCGAAACTTACCATGTAATGCGCGAAGCCCTTAAAATGACGCCTGCTGATATTGCAGAAGTGTTTCGAAATTGGAACGAAGGAAAGTTAAACAGCTACTTGATGGAAATCAGCGCTGAAGTCCTCGAGCAAATGGACCCTGAAACGCAACAGCCATTAGTTGATGTTATCTTAGACAGAGCGGGCCAAAAAGGCACGGGCCTTTGGACTGCAGTAAGTGCATTACAAGTAGGTAGTCCTGCACAGACCATTACTTCTGCAGTATTTGCTCGTAGTATTTCGAGCTTGAAAGAAGAGCGTGTAGCGGCAAGCGAAGTGCTTGCTGGCCCAGATACGCCTACGTTTAGCGATGATCAAAAAGCGTCTATCATCAATAAGCTAGAACAAGCGCTTTATTGCTCCAAAATCTGTGCCTATGCACAGGGTTTCCAGCTTATGGCAATGGCGGGTAAAGAGCACGGTTGGACGCTAGAGTTTGGTGAAATAGCTAAAATATGGCGTGCAGGCTGTATTATTCGCGCTGTATTCCTGCAGTCTATATCTCAAGCCTACGAAACGAATGAAGACTTGGCTAACTTGTTATTAGACCCGTTCTTTGCAGAGCAAATTACGCAGTATCAGGCTGACTGGCGTGAGTCTATCGCTCAGGCGACACTGGCTGGTGTACCGTGCCCTGCAATGATGTCGGCGCTTAGCTACTACGATTCATATCGCTCTGCAGTGCTACCAGCTAACTTATTACAAGGTCAACGGGATTACTTTGGTGCACATACTTATCAGCGTGTAGATAAGCCTGCAGGCAAGAAGTATCACATTGAGTGGAGTGATCCAGCACGACCTCAAACTGCTATCAAGAGATAG
- the glgX gene encoding glycogen debranching protein GlgX: MKEISEIVQIVESGVGNAHPLGATLTHDGSNFAVYAPDAKAVVLCFFNCDTEEAISEHPLPEKTGDVWHGHFSGVSAGQYYGYRVERGEVGLHAVPTDKLLIDPYAKKISRAIKWDARQYKHDSQFMIPKCIVIDHNDYATNHARPPVIPKHKRVVYEAHVKGLTKLHPEVPKAHRGKFIGAAHPSVIKHIKALGVTTVQFMPLCSFMPEPFITDKGLTNYWGYNPVNFFAPEPRYGVSDALAELKSMIDAYHSAGLEVIVDVVFNHTAEAGGGGPILSYKGFCPNQAYLLEQTKNGELVYSNHSGCGNTVNTAQPFMMGLILDAMRHWVSVIGVDGFRFDLAVCLGREPQQYNKKSGLLRAISSDPVLKDKVLLAEPWDIGPNGYQVGNFPSPWLEVNDKYRDTVRAFWRGDGGVTADFATRLMGSRDIFHKGRRHISTSVNNVTYHDGFTLHDMVTYAERHNLDNLEENRDGHGHNLSANYGVEGETNDERILAMRERQKRNLFATLIFSQGTPHILGGDELSRTQNGNNNAYCQDNPISWMNWELNKRKQDFLSFCQYVVRLRQSSLLLSELKLHDDTFTLSRNVKEINWYKPDGSDKASEDWNAHHNKAFGVEIKGCVMSQREPDQKPEHWFLCVNASDSDVRFHLPTVLPKGGWTMHLDTRYSSLEEQPSICIQKVFLQASKSLTLFSFSQFSE, translated from the coding sequence GTGAAAGAAATTTCAGAGATAGTGCAAATTGTTGAAAGTGGGGTGGGTAATGCACATCCACTTGGCGCCACACTGACTCACGATGGATCTAATTTTGCCGTTTATGCTCCTGATGCTAAAGCGGTCGTATTGTGCTTTTTCAATTGCGATACTGAAGAGGCAATAAGTGAACACCCACTGCCAGAAAAGACCGGCGACGTTTGGCACGGTCATTTTAGTGGTGTAAGTGCAGGCCAGTACTATGGGTACCGTGTAGAGCGTGGAGAAGTTGGTTTACATGCTGTGCCCACTGACAAGTTACTTATTGATCCGTACGCCAAAAAAATCAGCCGTGCAATTAAGTGGGATGCGAGGCAGTACAAACACGACTCTCAGTTTATGATCCCTAAGTGCATAGTCATAGATCATAATGACTATGCAACTAATCATGCTCGTCCGCCGGTTATACCTAAACATAAGAGAGTGGTGTATGAGGCACACGTAAAAGGCCTAACAAAGCTTCACCCAGAAGTGCCAAAAGCACACCGTGGTAAATTCATTGGTGCAGCTCACCCTAGCGTCATTAAACACATTAAGGCATTAGGCGTAACAACAGTTCAATTTATGCCTTTGTGTTCGTTTATGCCAGAGCCTTTTATCACCGATAAGGGCTTAACAAACTATTGGGGGTATAACCCCGTTAACTTCTTTGCGCCTGAACCACGCTATGGCGTGTCAGACGCGCTCGCTGAACTTAAGTCTATGATTGACGCTTATCACAGTGCAGGCTTAGAGGTAATAGTTGATGTGGTGTTTAACCACACAGCAGAGGCGGGCGGTGGTGGCCCTATTTTATCCTATAAAGGGTTTTGCCCAAACCAAGCGTATTTGTTGGAACAAACGAAAAACGGTGAATTGGTTTACTCTAATCACTCTGGCTGTGGTAACACAGTAAATACTGCGCAGCCATTTATGATGGGGCTTATTCTAGATGCCATGCGTCACTGGGTGTCCGTTATTGGTGTAGACGGTTTTCGCTTCGATTTGGCAGTTTGTTTGGGAAGAGAGCCCCAGCAATACAATAAGAAATCCGGGTTACTAAGAGCCATCAGTAGCGACCCTGTTTTAAAAGATAAGGTGCTGCTCGCTGAGCCTTGGGATATTGGTCCAAACGGTTACCAAGTCGGCAACTTCCCGTCACCATGGTTAGAGGTAAATGATAAATACCGCGATACAGTTCGCGCGTTTTGGCGGGGAGATGGTGGTGTAACAGCAGACTTTGCTACGCGGTTAATGGGCTCACGAGATATTTTCCACAAAGGCCGGCGACATATCAGTACGTCAGTTAATAACGTGACTTATCACGATGGTTTCACGCTACATGATATGGTGACCTACGCTGAGCGCCACAACCTCGATAACTTAGAAGAAAATCGAGATGGTCATGGGCACAACCTTTCTGCAAACTACGGCGTAGAGGGGGAAACGAATGACGAGCGAATTCTTGCTATGCGAGAGCGACAAAAGCGTAATCTGTTCGCTACCCTGATTTTTTCTCAGGGGACTCCCCATATACTCGGTGGTGATGAGTTAAGTCGTACTCAAAATGGCAACAATAACGCCTACTGCCAGGATAACCCAATTAGCTGGATGAATTGGGAACTAAACAAGCGTAAGCAGGACTTTTTAAGCTTTTGCCAGTATGTAGTGCGCTTGCGTCAATCATCATTATTGCTTAGCGAATTAAAGCTTCATGACGACACTTTTACACTATCAAGAAACGTTAAAGAGATTAATTGGTACAAACCGGATGGTTCGGACAAAGCGTCTGAAGATTGGAATGCACATCACAACAAAGCGTTTGGTGTTGAAATAAAGGGCTGTGTCATGAGCCAGAGAGAGCCCGACCAAAAGCCCGAGCACTGGTTTTTGTGTGTGAATGCTAGCGATAGTGACGTGCGTTTTCACCTGCCAACAGTATTACCAAAAGGTGGGTGGACCATGCATTTAGACACGCGCTATAGTTCACTAGAAGAGCAACCTTCTATTTGTATTCAAAAGGTGTTTTTACAAGCCAGTAAATCTCTCACGCTGTTTAGTTTTTCCCAATTTTCGGAATGA
- the glgB gene encoding 1,4-alpha-glucan branching protein GlgB — translation MQLAQQFEQVLCSQPFSHLGIVTKEQSSLLRVWHPNASEITIKWGNPALKDTTVTSSNGLFETPLPEKYQGEIYRVLAKGENAYIDPYQFTDQAYHAVHYIDSTPANLYEQAGAQIITLTSPEGEAVKGVRFCVFAPNASTVSLIGDFNQWDGRLHPMEKTSMGYWVLFVPELSVGERYKYQLKDAHGHDLPHKADPLGFSAEQYPSHASKIYDHNIYKWNDGAWMEKRKGNKYNSPMSIYEVHLGSWKRPGVETDARYLTYKALSDDLISYVSDMGYTHIELLPISEFPFDGSWGYQPVGMFAPTSRFGNPDEFKYFVDKAHQAGIGVIIDWVPAHFPEDGHGLARFDGSCVYEYEDPRKGWHPDWNSCIYDFGKDTVRQFLVANALFWLDKFHVDGLRVDAVASMLYLDYSRNDGEWIPNVDGGNENYEAISLLKWMNEEVYKHFPDAMTIAEESTSFPKVSRPVFEGGLGFGFKWNMGWMHDSLHYIAKDPAYRNYHHGDITFSMVYAFDENFVLPISHDEVVHGKGSMLHKMPGDEWQQAANLRCYAGFMYGHPGKKLNFMGNELAQAREWNHDSSLDWHLLDYDKHKGVQTLYKALNNLYTSTPALYEQDHVPSGFAWLDHSNADQSVVSFVRTSKDAKQKVYVVSNFTPVPRENFRIGVDDACTLSLALNTDDSAYWGSNYEVVREVSTQNTPFHNRGHSVEITLPPLATVFYVANVG, via the coding sequence ATGCAATTAGCGCAGCAGTTCGAACAGGTATTATGTTCTCAGCCGTTTTCCCATTTAGGTATAGTGACAAAAGAGCAAAGCTCTTTACTTCGTGTTTGGCATCCAAACGCAAGTGAGATAACGATTAAATGGGGCAATCCTGCGCTAAAGGACACAACCGTTACTTCCAGTAATGGTTTGTTCGAAACACCACTGCCAGAAAAGTATCAAGGCGAAATTTATCGCGTTCTAGCTAAAGGCGAAAACGCTTATATCGATCCATATCAATTTACCGACCAGGCTTATCACGCAGTACATTACATCGACAGCACGCCTGCGAACTTATATGAACAGGCTGGCGCACAAATTATTACACTGACTTCACCAGAAGGTGAAGCTGTAAAAGGGGTAAGGTTCTGCGTATTTGCCCCTAATGCAAGTACGGTTTCACTTATTGGCGATTTCAATCAATGGGATGGTCGTTTACATCCTATGGAAAAAACGTCTATGGGATACTGGGTGCTGTTCGTTCCAGAACTCAGCGTCGGAGAGCGCTACAAGTATCAGCTTAAAGATGCGCACGGCCATGACCTGCCGCACAAAGCAGACCCTTTAGGTTTCAGTGCAGAACAATACCCATCGCATGCCTCAAAAATTTACGACCACAACATCTACAAGTGGAATGATGGCGCTTGGATGGAAAAGCGCAAGGGCAATAAATACAACAGCCCGATGAGCATTTACGAGGTACATCTAGGGTCTTGGAAGCGCCCTGGCGTTGAAACGGATGCGCGTTATCTAACGTACAAAGCACTGTCTGATGATCTCATAAGCTATGTAAGTGATATGGGCTACACTCATATAGAACTGCTGCCCATTTCAGAGTTTCCGTTTGATGGCTCATGGGGTTACCAGCCAGTGGGCATGTTCGCGCCAACCAGTAGATTCGGAAACCCAGATGAATTTAAATACTTTGTTGATAAGGCTCACCAAGCAGGTATCGGCGTAATTATCGATTGGGTACCCGCTCATTTCCCTGAAGATGGTCACGGTCTAGCAAGATTTGATGGCTCATGTGTCTATGAGTATGAAGATCCAAGGAAGGGCTGGCATCCAGATTGGAATTCATGCATTTATGATTTTGGTAAAGATACAGTACGTCAGTTTTTAGTAGCAAATGCACTGTTTTGGTTAGATAAATTCCACGTGGATGGACTGCGTGTTGATGCTGTGGCATCCATGCTTTATCTCGATTATTCACGTAATGACGGTGAGTGGATCCCGAACGTGGACGGCGGCAACGAAAACTATGAAGCTATAAGTTTACTCAAATGGATGAATGAAGAAGTGTATAAACACTTCCCTGACGCCATGACCATTGCGGAAGAATCGACCTCATTTCCGAAGGTTTCTCGACCTGTTTTTGAAGGTGGTCTAGGCTTCGGCTTTAAGTGGAACATGGGGTGGATGCATGACTCTTTGCATTACATCGCTAAAGACCCTGCGTACCGAAACTATCACCATGGCGATATTACCTTTAGCATGGTGTACGCGTTTGATGAAAACTTCGTACTGCCTATTTCACACGATGAAGTTGTGCATGGTAAAGGCAGTATGCTGCACAAAATGCCAGGCGATGAATGGCAGCAAGCCGCTAATCTACGTTGCTATGCCGGTTTTATGTATGGCCATCCCGGTAAAAAACTTAACTTTATGGGCAATGAGCTTGCGCAGGCACGTGAGTGGAACCATGACAGCAGCTTAGACTGGCACCTGCTCGATTATGATAAACACAAGGGAGTCCAAACGCTTTATAAAGCGCTCAATAACCTTTATACATCAACACCAGCGCTATACGAGCAAGACCACGTACCTAGTGGTTTCGCATGGCTAGATCACAGTAACGCAGACCAAAGCGTAGTATCATTTGTGCGTACGTCAAAAGATGCAAAGCAAAAAGTGTATGTGGTGTCTAATTTTACGCCCGTGCCACGTGAAAATTTCAGAATAGGCGTAGATGATGCATGTACGTTATCGCTTGCACTTAATACCGATGATAGTGCCTACTGGGGGAGCAACTATGAGGTCGTACGTGAAGTTTCCACGCAAAACACGCCTTTCCATAACCGCGGCCACTCGGTAGAGATAACTTTACCGCCGTTAGCCACCGTTTTTTACGTTGCTAATGTAGGTTAA